The window ACCAATATTTGTAGGCATATACAATGGAGATGAACTGGTGATTTAAGATGGGGATAAAAGACTATTTTAGGGGTGCTGATTATTTTAACCAGCCGGACGAATTGAAAAATCTTTCGCCTGAACAGTTGCTGGAATTGAAGGAGAAGTATTCAGTGGTGGATGTGCGTACCGGGTTTGAATACAGGCATGGCCATATTAAGGGGGCAGTGCATTACAAACTTGGCAATGAAGATGAAATAGAGAAGAAATTCCCCAGGGAGGAACCGATTATACTTGTATGCAAGACAGGCCATAGAAGCCGTGCTGCGGCCAACAGGCTTGTCAGGAAAGGATATACAAAGCTATACCATCTTGAAGGCGGCATGAATAAATGGAGGGCAGAAAAGCTTCCAGAAGAAAAATAATTTCTAAGTTTATAATAATTTATTGTATGCAAAAATATTTATTTATGCAAGCCCGAGCTGTTCAAGTTCGTTCTTTTCCTTGGATTTTTTCTTCAGTATATACCTTGTTATATAACCTGCTATGGCATTTGCAGTTTTCTTGGTCACAGTCTTCTCTATGAAACTGTGCAGGATTTCCTTATTATGGTTAAAGTCCTCATTAAACAGATCTTTATTATTATCAACTAATTCTTCTGATATTCTTTTTATATTTGACGGTCTTATGCTTCCCATTGGCACATTATTTTATAAGGATATATAAAGAATTTCATTTTTCGTGGTTTATAAAAATTTAACGTACCTTTATTTAGGTGGTACAACAGTTACAGGTATTTCAGCATGTGCTATAATTCCAGAGCTCACAGAACCCAGGAGGAGCTTGCTGAATCCATGCAGTTTCCTTGTTCCTGTGACGATCAGATCTACTCCCTTCTCTGTGGCTGTTTCAAGTATTATTTTCGGGATCTCCTCTCCGTTGGAGCTACCCTTGATTAATTCATATTTTACGTCCTCCTTTTCCAAGACTTTCTTGGCCTTTTCAAGGATTTCGTTGGCTGTTTTGTCCTGGCCTTCATACACGGATTGCGGTATATAGGAATCAAAGCTGGCACTTATACCAACTATGGTTGGAATAACGTATAATACATAATACTCATCACAATTGCATTTTAGTTCGAGAGCATATTTTAGAGCCTCTTTTGCACCCTCTGATCCATCGTATGAAACCAAAATTTTCATAATAAATGATACAAAAGGATTATATAAATTTATTTAAATCTAGTATTACTTCAGATAGTTTTTGCAATGCCAGGTATCCAGTTGCCTGCGGCCATACTATAACTGAATTTAAAAGATAAACCGCATTGCCATTAAATTCCAAAATACCCATGGATTTCAATTAATATGCTTCTATTTCTTTATAATAATAACCATGTTATAAAATAGGTATTTATATTAAAAAATAATACCAAACATACATTTACACTTGAGGTGACATAGTGAAACGAAGTTCAAGAGACTGGAAGAAAAGAGGAAACATGCGCTGGAAATGGAGAAAGAAAAAGATAAGAAGATTAAAGAGAGCAAGAAGGGCAAGCAAGCAGTAAGGCCATAGTTAAATCTATGGCTGACTTTCACATCTTGATTTTTACAGTTTTTGTCAGATAATATTGAATTTTGGGTTTTATACCTGGAAAGTTTTAATAAAGACTATTGATACACAGATCGTATAATGACGAAGAAACGACCGACTGAAAATGCATCTGCCCTTCTGAAATCAAATATTGCACAGGCAATAAAAACGTTATATATAAACAGAAAGGTAATATATTACAGGGCAAACAGGGACTATCCCAAACTCAGCGGGGCATATTCAATTTTCGTTGAAAACATTAATAATTTAGTTGGAAGTGGCGCCCTGATAACTGTAAAATTCAACAGTGGATTTATTTACAAGAAACTTGATAGGGAACTGGCCGATGCCATTATAGGATTTCTGGATTTTTTATTGATTATACCACCTGACCGTTATTCTATTATGAAAAGCCGGGACACAGCCATAATCAATGAGATTACAGTGCCAAAACTGTCCAGAATATTGAAGACCATCCTGCAATTCAAATTTCCCGGATACTGGGTTGACAAACAGCCAGAATATGAGTGCATTGCAGTGGCCATACTGGATATTATCAGGGAAACAACAGAGAATATTGAAGTTTCAAATTCCATAGATAATATAAAAAACAGGTCCCGTGATATTGAAAAAACTAACTGTATAAACAGTTATAAAAATAAAATTAATAAATGGATATCAATGGGATTTATTATATAACTAATCCTTTTTCACCTCTGGCATTACCAGCCTGGGCATTCCATGAACGTGTTTGTAGGAAGCCACTGCAATTTCCTCAAGGGTCAATCCCTTGGTTTCTGGTGTGAAGAATATTGTAAACACGAATGCCAGTACCATTAAAGCCAGGAGTATGAAGAAGAACGAGGGTTTTCCTATTGTGTCACTTATAAATGGGAACAGGAATGCAGAGAGGAAGGATGCAATCCTTGTTATTCCAGTGGCCCCTCCCATGGATGAAGACCTCAATTTTGTTGGAAGAAGCTCAATAGCGTAAAGCCCCATTGTATCTCCAGGACCGAGATTTCCTATTCCATAATCTATTACAAAGGCAGCTATCCCAACAACAATTGCTACGCTGGCAACAGCACTGGATGCCAGGAAAAACATTGCCATGGCAATACCCATGCCGCCGAAACCTATAATCTGAAGTGGCCTCCTTCCCATACGGTCATTCAGCATAACCGCCCCGAATGCGCCCAGAAACCCTACAGGCATATAGAATATCAGGGAGAATAATAGGGATGTGCTACCCTTAACTCCAAGGCTTGTAAGTATTAAAGGAGAATAAAGGCCGATTCCATATCCTGCAAGATCATAGAGTATCCACTGGAACCATATAATTGCTGTACGCTTTCCGTATTCTCCCTTGAATAGGGCAGTAAAGGACCCGGCGGCTATTGTCTCCTCCTTCTCCCGTTCTGCGATTATTGCTTTTATATCCTCCTTTGTTATGCCTATCTTCTCTGCCACTGTATTGAGGTTTTTTTCTGATATTTTAGACTTTCCTGGTTCTATAATATCCCACCTTACAGATTCAGGCATCCTTGTCCTGAGAATAACGGTGACAATGGCAGGTATAGCACCTATTGCCAGTGTCCATCTCCAGCCTGTCAGCGGATTTATCAGATAGAACAGGTACCCGATCCCAAATGCAACTCCAGCCCCTATGCTCCAGAATGTCCATACCCAGCCATACCCTGCACCTCTCTTTTTATCAGGATACATTTCGGTTGTGTATACAGGGCTCAAGGCATAGTCAGCACCCACGCCCCATCCAACAAAGAACCGGAATATTATCATCTCATAAATATTAGTAGACACAGCCGAAAGTATTGCAAATACTGCGAAGAAGATAAGATCGAATATATACAGGTATCTTCTCCCAATATTATCAGCAAAATGCCCGAATAGGACTGCGCCAACAAATGCACCCAGAAGGGCAGATCCGGTCACAAAAGATTCAGTAAAGGCATTATACTGAAATATTTTATAGGTTACCAGAACCAGTGTGAATACAGATATCACACTCAGATCATAGCCATCCAGAAAATATCCCATGGCAGAGAGTGTTGTAATTACAGATCTGCCTGGAATTTTCATCTGATTCTCAGAATTATTACTATTCATTTAAGTTTCATAAAACTGTACTATTTAAAAATTGTGCACATGCCATATGTGAGAACTGCTGTCAGTGGGCATTTTCTGTATTATGAAAAAATATAAACATTGCGCACGTATTTTATATAGTTACCATGCTTACTTTTATCATGCATAATCAGGGCTTTACAAATGCAGCAATTTGGATACTGTATAAATGCCTGAGTCCCCTGTAATATTCCGTAAAAAGTATTTTAAACCTGTATTGATAATCCATGATGCCAGATTCTGATAATTTAAGTTTTCCGGTTTATTTTCTCCACATGCTGCAGGACAACAGGATAGGCATTCAGTTCAAATGGAAGGAAATAAAAGGCCTGCTTACAGGGATATTCGGTGATAAAATTTGCCAGAAATTGATTGAAAATGAAATTGTTGAAACCTGTTCTGATAACGAATTTCTAGAAATTACCAATCTGAATGATATAAGTTTTAGCCTTTCAAGATACGATAGGGAAATACTATATGGAAGTGTTGTAAATATTCTGAAACGGGACTTATTTTCCATGGGAATTATGGAGACAGTTTACGCATCCCGGAAAACCGGCATATTGATTATGGAATCCATAAATTTTAATATAACTGTAAACAGATTTGAAGATAGGTATATAAACCTGAGAATAACCATGGCAATGCTGCTATCAGCCGAATTTTATTATTCAGAAACACTGAAAAATATTTGCAAATCCACACTGGATGCTTATTCAATCCCCATGGACAGTTACCGGATAGACCTCCAGAAAGACTGGTTTATTAGAATAGTTATGCTGGCAAGGCTCAATGAAAACAATAATGTTATTTATCAGGGACCGCTGGAAACAGGTGATCCTGATTATCTGAATTTACTGGAGGAATCAATAAAGTCCGGTAAGATTCAGTATATGATGCTTCATATGAACGAGTTTCTGCATGACAAAATGGTAAACAATGCCATAGCCAGTTATGAATACAGAAAAGTTCGCAGGCAGAGAATAAAAAAACTGTATGATTGGGCCGCCATAGCCAATGATATGGCCATAGGATCTGAGTTCCTGTCAGGAAGCATACTGTTCATAAGCCATAACACCTACATGCTGGGCGTTTATCTGTTCATAGTGGCGAGTATACAGCTTCTCATAAAGCCAGGAATACAGATTTCCAGAAAATTACAGCTATTCAAATTAACACATACAAAATAATAGCGCCAGAGGAAGTTGAATAGACTATTTATAGTATACCCCGATCCATTTATATGGTAACTGAAAAAATGAACCCAGATAGGAAGGTTTATGGAACATACAGCAACAGGGACTTTAACAGGCCAATTCCAGAATTTGAATTCCCTGAGGAGGGAATGGCTGCCAGGGCCGCATATGAAATGATACATGAAGAGCTAAATCTTGATGGGATTCCTGAGCTAAATCTTGCCACTTTTGTTACCACTTATATGGAACCGGAGGCAAGGGCACTATTCATGGAAAATGCACACAAAAATTTTATTGACAGCTTTGAGTATCCGCAGATAAAAAAAGAGGAAATTAGAATTGTAAATATACTCTCACGGCTCTATAACGCACCTGAAAACACAGAATTTACAGGAGCTTCTACTATTGGATCCTCTGAATCAATCATGCTTGCCCTCCTGGCCCATAAATGGAACTGGAGGGAAAAAATGAAAAAGCAGAAAAAGGATGTATCAAGGCCAAACATAGTATTCGGTGCCGACACGCACGTGGTCTGGGACAAATTTGCAAAGTACTTTGATGTGGAGCCCCGTGTTGTTCCACTTGACTCTAAGACACTGGTTGCAGACCCTGAGAGGCTGGTTTCCATGGTTGATGAAAATACTATTGCGGTAGGCGCCGTTATGGGAACAACGTTTACAGGTGCCTTTGACGATGTCGGGAAAATCAATGCGTTGCTTGAAAAACTGAAAGAGGAGAAGGGCATAGATGTTCCTGTACACGTGGATGCCGCCTCTGCAGGATTTATTACGCCATTTATTGAACCTGATCTGAAATGGGATTTCAGGCTGAGCCATGTTAAATCCATAAATGTATCAGGCCACAAATTTGGCCTGGTCTACCCCGGAATAGGATGGCTTCTGTTCAAGGATAAATCTGATCTGCCTGATGACCTCGTTTTTTATGTGAACTATCTTGGAAATGATATGCCCACTTACACGCTGAATTTCTCTAAAAGTTCATCAAATATTGCGCCGCAGTACTACAACATTATAAGGCTTGGGAAGTCAGGGTACAGGCGCATAGCTGAAAATATGATGTCAAATGCAAGATACCTTGGTGAGAATCTGGGGAAA of the Ferroplasma sp. genome contains:
- a CDS encoding YrhK family protein; translation: MPDSDNLSFPVYFLHMLQDNRIGIQFKWKEIKGLLTGIFGDKICQKLIENEIVETCSDNEFLEITNLNDISFSLSRYDREILYGSVVNILKRDLFSMGIMETVYASRKTGILIMESINFNITVNRFEDRYINLRITMAMLLSAEFYYSETLKNICKSTLDAYSIPMDSYRIDLQKDWFIRIVMLARLNENNNVIYQGPLETGDPDYLNLLEESIKSGKIQYMMLHMNEFLHDKMVNNAIASYEYRKVRRQRIKKLYDWAAIANDMAIGSEFLSGSILFISHNTYMLGVYLFIVASIQLLIKPGIQISRKLQLFKLTHTK
- a CDS encoding 30S ribosomal protein S17e, which translates into the protein MGSIRPSNIKRISEELVDNNKDLFNEDFNHNKEILHSFIEKTVTKKTANAIAGYITRYILKKKSKEKNELEQLGLA
- a CDS encoding glutamate decarboxylase — protein: MVTEKMNPDRKVYGTYSNRDFNRPIPEFEFPEEGMAARAAYEMIHEELNLDGIPELNLATFVTTYMEPEARALFMENAHKNFIDSFEYPQIKKEEIRIVNILSRLYNAPENTEFTGASTIGSSESIMLALLAHKWNWREKMKKQKKDVSRPNIVFGADTHVVWDKFAKYFDVEPRVVPLDSKTLVADPERLVSMVDENTIAVGAVMGTTFTGAFDDVGKINALLEKLKEEKGIDVPVHVDAASAGFITPFIEPDLKWDFRLSHVKSINVSGHKFGLVYPGIGWLLFKDKSDLPDDLVFYVNYLGNDMPTYTLNFSKSSSNIAPQYYNIIRLGKSGYRRIAENMMSNARYLGENLGKIKNLEVISNADHIPVVTFKQKSRDTYDLFELSSAIRSYGWIVPAYALPADASETVLMRVVVRESFSRDMADLFLDSLKKAMDSLSGKHVKKSGVSPRKGHPVS
- a CDS encoding rhodanese-like domain-containing protein, whose translation is MGIKDYFRGADYFNQPDELKNLSPEQLLELKEKYSVVDVRTGFEYRHGHIKGAVHYKLGNEDEIEKKFPREEPIILVCKTGHRSRAAANRLVRKGYTKLYHLEGGMNKWRAEKLPEEK
- a CDS encoding MFS transporter yields the protein MNSNNSENQMKIPGRSVITTLSAMGYFLDGYDLSVISVFTLVLVTYKIFQYNAFTESFVTGSALLGAFVGAVLFGHFADNIGRRYLYIFDLIFFAVFAILSAVSTNIYEMIIFRFFVGWGVGADYALSPVYTTEMYPDKKRGAGYGWVWTFWSIGAGVAFGIGYLFYLINPLTGWRWTLAIGAIPAIVTVILRTRMPESVRWDIIEPGKSKISEKNLNTVAEKIGITKEDIKAIIAEREKEETIAAGSFTALFKGEYGKRTAIIWFQWILYDLAGYGIGLYSPLILTSLGVKGSTSLLFSLIFYMPVGFLGAFGAVMLNDRMGRRPLQIIGFGGMGIAMAMFFLASSAVASVAIVVGIAAFVIDYGIGNLGPGDTMGLYAIELLPTKLRSSSMGGATGITRIASFLSAFLFPFISDTIGKPSFFFILLALMVLAFVFTIFFTPETKGLTLEEIAVASYKHVHGMPRLVMPEVKKD
- a CDS encoding universal stress protein codes for the protein MKILVSYDGSEGAKEALKYALELKCNCDEYYVLYVIPTIVGISASFDSYIPQSVYEGQDKTANEILEKAKKVLEKEDVKYELIKGSSNGEEIPKIILETATEKGVDLIVTGTRKLHGFSKLLLGSVSSGIIAHAEIPVTVVPPK